Proteins found in one Streptococcus mitis genomic segment:
- the ftsY gene encoding signal recognition particle-docking protein FtsY, which translates to MGLFDRLFGKKEEPKIEEVVKEALENLDLSEDVEPAFTEAEELPQEDAEVEIVEQAELQEDKIQDTVEESIDSGSVVEVSQEEVEELPNSEEVPEEENTELLETVEENNSEVLEPERPQAEETVQEKYDRSLKKTRTGFGARLNAFFANFRSVDEEFFEELEELLIMSDVGVQVASNLTEELRYEAKLENAKKPDALRRVIIEKLVELYEKDGNYDESIHFQDGLTVMLFVGVNGVGKTTSIGKLAHRYKQAGKKVMLVAADTFRAGAVAQLAEWGRRVDVPVVTGPEKADPASVVFDGMERAVAEGIDILMIDTAGRLQNKDNLMAELEKIGRIIKRVVPEAPHETFLALDASTGQNALVQAKEFSKITPLTGIVLTKIDGTARGGVVLAIREELNIPVKLIGFGEKIDDIGEFNSENFMKGLLEGLI; encoded by the coding sequence ATGGGATTATTTGACCGTCTATTCGGAAAAAAAGAAGAACCTAAAATCGAAGAAGTTGTAAAAGAAGCTCTGGAAAATCTTGATTTGTCTGAAGATGTTGAGCCTGCCTTCACAGAAGCTGAGGAACTTCCTCAAGAAGATGCAGAAGTTGAAATTGTTGAACAAGCTGAGCTCCAAGAAGATAAAATCCAAGACACAGTTGAAGAAAGTATTGATTCGGGATCAGTTGTAGAAGTTTCTCAAGAAGAAGTCGAAGAATTGCCAAACTCAGAAGAAGTCCCAGAAGAAGAGAATACTGAGCTCCTAGAGACTGTAGAAGAAAATAATTCTGAAGTTCTTGAACCAGAAAGGCCTCAAGCAGAAGAAACTGTTCAGGAAAAATATGACCGCAGTCTTAAGAAAACTCGTACAGGTTTCGGAGCTCGCTTGAATGCCTTCTTTGCTAATTTCCGTTCTGTTGACGAAGAATTTTTCGAGGAACTGGAAGAACTGCTGATCATGAGTGACGTTGGTGTCCAAGTCGCTTCTAACTTAACAGAGGAGTTACGCTACGAAGCCAAGCTTGAAAACGCCAAGAAACCTGACGCACTTCGCCGTGTTATCATTGAGAAATTGGTTGAGCTTTATGAAAAGGATGGCAACTATGATGAAAGTATCCACTTCCAAGATGGCTTGACAGTCATGCTCTTTGTCGGTGTTAATGGTGTCGGGAAAACAACTTCTATCGGGAAACTAGCCCACCGCTACAAACAAGCAGGTAAAAAAGTTATGCTAGTTGCGGCAGATACCTTCCGTGCAGGTGCAGTTGCACAGCTAGCTGAATGGGGTCGTCGTGTTGACGTTCCAGTTGTAACTGGACCTGAAAAAGCTGACCCAGCCAGTGTAGTCTTTGATGGAATGGAACGTGCTGTAGCTGAAGGTATCGATATTCTTATGATTGACACCGCTGGTCGTCTACAAAATAAGGATAACCTCATGGCTGAGTTGGAAAAGATTGGTCGTATCATCAAACGTGTTGTGCCAGAAGCGCCGCATGAAACCTTCTTGGCACTTGATGCATCAACAGGTCAAAATGCCCTGGTACAGGCCAAAGAATTTTCGAAAATCACACCATTAACTGGAATTGTCTTGACTAAGATTGATGGAACTGCTCGAGGTGGTGTGGTTCTAGCCATCCGTGAAGAACTCAATATTCCTGTAAAATTGATTGGTTTTGGTGAAAAAATCGATGATATTGGAGAGTTTAACTCAGAAAACTTTATGAAGGGTCTCTTGGAAGGCTTAATCTAA
- a CDS encoding Cof-type HAD-IIB family hydrolase — protein sequence MADIKLIALDLDGTLLTTDKRLTDRTKATLKAARDRGIKVVLTTGRPLKAMDFFLHELGTDGHEDEYTITFNGGLVQKNTGEILDKTVFSYDDVARLCEETEKLSLPLDAISEGTVYQIQSDQESLYAKFNPALTFVPVDFEDLSSQMTYNKCVTAFAQEPLDAAIQKISPELFDQYEIFKSREMLLEWSPKNVHKATGLAKLISHLGIDQSQVMACGDEANDLSMIEWAGLGVAMQNAVPEVKAVANVVTPMTNDEEAVAWAIEEYVLKEN from the coding sequence ATGGCAGATATAAAATTGATTGCATTGGACTTGGATGGGACCTTGCTGACTACTGATAAAAGGCTGACGGATCGCACCAAGGCAACCTTGAAAGCTGCGCGTGATCGTGGTATCAAGGTCGTATTGACAACTGGTCGCCCTTTAAAAGCTATGGATTTCTTTCTCCATGAGCTAGGGACTGACGGCCACGAAGATGAGTATACGATTACTTTTAATGGTGGTTTGGTTCAGAAAAATACAGGTGAAATCCTTGATAAGACAGTCTTTTCATATGATGATGTGGCACGCTTGTGTGAGGAAACAGAGAAATTATCACTGCCTCTTGATGCCATTTCAGAAGGAACTGTTTATCAAATTCAATCTGACCAAGAAAGTCTTTATGCCAAATTCAATCCAGCTTTGACTTTTGTTCCAGTGGACTTTGAAGATCTGTCTAGTCAAATGACGTACAATAAGTGCGTGACTGCCTTTGCTCAAGAACCCTTGGATGCAGCCATTCAGAAGATTTCTCCAGAATTGTTTGACCAATATGAAATCTTTAAATCACGTGAAATGTTGCTAGAGTGGTCACCAAAGAATGTTCATAAAGCAACGGGTTTAGCAAAACTAATCAGCCATCTTGGAATCGATCAAAGTCAAGTTATGGCTTGTGGTGACGAGGCCAATGACCTTTCTATGATTGAATGGGCAGGGCTCGGTGTTGCCATGCAAAACGCTGTTCCTGAAGTCAAGGCGGTTGCAAATGTAGTGACGCCAATGACCAATGATGAAGAGGCTGTCGCCTGGGCTATCGAAGAATATGTGCTAAAGGAGAACTAA